The proteins below are encoded in one region of Microbacterium pygmaeum:
- a CDS encoding MFS transporter, whose translation MPRQGVIVAVLAFTGLVSSFMFTLMVPIQSKLPELLNASRDDTAWVVTSTLLAAAVITPISGRLGDMYGKRRIVLVLLGVMIAGSVIAAFSPGIVGIIVGRTLQGAIVGVVPLGISILRDVLHENRVDSAIALISATLGVGGALGLPISAVITEQSDWHLLFWVAAALGAIGFVLVLWIVPVSVLRTAGRFDFVGAAGLAVGLIGVLLAISRGNEWGWGSPATLGTGLGGLVVLVAWGWFELRIAEPLLDLRVAARPAVLLTNIASVAMGFALFSSNVSYPQILELPVATGVGFGLSLLAASLIVMPSGLVMMVLSPVAGRMARRTGPKLLLVLGALSLVVAYGFTLLFSSEVWHILVANIIIGVGIGFGYASMPMLIMRSVPQSETGASNGLNALFRSLGTSVAAAVIGAVLATYSVEFESTQVPTGTAFTLSFVLGGIAAVIALVVALFIPTKRAPEERHPSLPN comes from the coding sequence ATGCCCCGTCAGGGCGTGATCGTCGCGGTTCTGGCCTTCACGGGCCTGGTGTCTTCGTTCATGTTCACCCTGATGGTGCCGATCCAGTCGAAGCTGCCGGAACTGCTGAACGCGAGCCGCGACGACACCGCCTGGGTGGTCACCTCGACCCTGCTGGCGGCAGCCGTGATCACGCCGATCTCGGGCCGCCTGGGCGACATGTACGGCAAGCGGCGCATCGTGCTGGTGCTCCTGGGCGTCATGATCGCCGGATCCGTCATCGCCGCGTTCTCGCCCGGCATCGTGGGCATCATCGTCGGCCGGACGCTGCAGGGCGCGATCGTCGGCGTGGTGCCGCTGGGCATCTCGATCCTGCGCGACGTGCTCCACGAGAACCGCGTCGATTCCGCGATCGCCCTGATCAGCGCCACACTGGGCGTGGGCGGTGCGCTCGGACTCCCGATCAGCGCCGTCATCACCGAGCAGAGCGACTGGCACCTTCTCTTCTGGGTCGCGGCTGCGTTGGGCGCCATCGGGTTCGTGCTGGTGCTGTGGATCGTGCCGGTCAGCGTGCTGCGCACCGCCGGGCGCTTCGACTTCGTCGGCGCCGCCGGCCTGGCGGTCGGGCTGATCGGCGTCCTCCTCGCCATCTCACGCGGGAACGAATGGGGCTGGGGCTCGCCCGCCACGCTCGGGACCGGTCTGGGCGGGCTCGTCGTCCTGGTGGCGTGGGGCTGGTTCGAGCTGCGGATCGCGGAGCCGCTCCTGGACCTCCGCGTCGCCGCTCGACCGGCCGTGCTGCTGACGAACATCGCATCGGTGGCGATGGGATTCGCACTGTTCTCCTCGAACGTCAGCTACCCGCAGATCCTCGAACTGCCGGTGGCGACTGGCGTCGGCTTCGGCCTTTCGCTCCTGGCCGCGAGCCTGATCGTGATGCCCTCCGGCCTGGTGATGATGGTCCTCTCCCCGGTGGCCGGACGGATGGCGCGACGCACCGGTCCGAAGCTGCTGCTCGTGCTCGGTGCGCTCTCACTCGTGGTCGCCTACGGCTTCACGCTGCTGTTCTCCTCCGAGGTATGGCACATCCTCGTGGCGAACATCATCATCGGCGTCGGCATCGGCTTCGGCTACGCGTCGATGCCGATGCTCATCATGCGCTCGGTGCCGCAGAGCGAGACGGGTGCCTCGAACGGCCTGAACGCGCTGTTCCGCTCGCTCGGCACGAGCGTGGCCGCCGCGGTGATCGGCGCGGTGCTGGCCACGTACTCGGTGGAGTTCGAGAGCACGCAGGTGCCGACGGGCACGGCGTTCACGCTCTCGTTCGTGCTGGGCGGGATCGCTGCCGTGATCGCCCTCGTCGTCGCCCTGTTCATTCCGACCAAGCGGGCTCCCGAGGAGCGGCATCCCTCCCTTCCGAACTGA
- a CDS encoding GNAT family N-acetyltransferase encodes MSESTPEPRIRIEQLETIEQIHEAAAVLRSVWAGDRDAMPPNLIRALAYSGNYVVGLYDGDRMVGASIAFFAAPAVRSMHSHITGVLPGLQSRGLGRVLKQHQREWAFARDVGHITWTFDPLVARNAHFNLRVLGARATEYLVDHYGPMDDGVNRGDETDRVMVSWALAAPPVPTPPADAVVAAVAVPTDIAALRREDPAEAAAWRVRVREGVLGHLADGLAIGGFDDERGYLFVRP; translated from the coding sequence GTGAGCGAGTCGACGCCCGAACCCCGCATCCGCATCGAGCAGCTCGAGACGATCGAGCAGATCCACGAGGCGGCCGCCGTGCTGCGCTCGGTGTGGGCCGGTGACCGCGACGCGATGCCGCCGAACCTCATCCGCGCGCTGGCCTACTCCGGCAACTACGTGGTGGGCCTGTACGACGGCGATCGCATGGTCGGAGCATCCATCGCCTTCTTCGCAGCACCCGCCGTGCGCTCGATGCACTCGCACATCACCGGCGTCCTGCCGGGCCTGCAGAGCCGCGGGCTCGGGCGGGTGCTCAAGCAGCACCAGCGGGAGTGGGCGTTCGCGCGCGACGTCGGCCACATCACCTGGACCTTCGACCCGCTGGTCGCCCGAAACGCGCATTTCAACCTGCGCGTGCTCGGCGCGCGGGCGACCGAGTACCTCGTCGACCACTACGGTCCGATGGACGACGGCGTCAACCGCGGCGACGAGACCGACCGGGTCATGGTGTCGTGGGCGCTCGCCGCGCCTCCAGTGCCGACGCCGCCTGCCGACGCGGTGGTGGCCGCGGTTGCCGTGCCGACCGACATCGCCGCGCTCCGTCGGGAGGATCCGGCGGAGGCTGCGGCCTGGCGGGTCCGCGTGCGCGAGGGCGTTCTCGGACACCTGGCCGACGGCCTCGCGATCGGTGGGTTCGACGACGAGCGCGGCTACCTGTTCGTGCGGCCCTGA
- a CDS encoding cyclase family protein: MPDSRAVFDFDIRFANGGGLTGEGFRLDLPGADISTADLELLLVRHLGLTLVGTVEITGLEIVEEAHRGSRGVGNGAGDAGTRNADRAVIDRAVIDRAEIDRAEIDRAVIDLSHPIRAGLVTYPGLPAPTIASHLTREDSRAKYAPGTEFAMDIITMIGNTGTYLDSPFHRYAEGPDLAGLELASLVDLPAEVFHLDDAWSASDRGIRPASLADRDVRGTAVLLHTGWDRHFGTPAYGTGAPFLTGEGAQWLIDAGVVLVGIDSLNIDDTESGGQRPAHSLLLAAGVHVVEHLTRLEQLPPRGARFTAAPPAVEGFGTFPVRAYALLS; the protein is encoded by the coding sequence ATGCCCGACTCCCGCGCCGTCTTCGACTTCGACATCCGCTTCGCCAACGGCGGAGGACTGACCGGCGAGGGGTTCCGCCTCGACCTGCCCGGCGCCGACATCTCGACCGCCGACCTCGAGCTGCTGCTCGTGCGCCACCTCGGTCTGACCCTCGTCGGCACGGTCGAGATCACCGGCCTGGAGATCGTCGAGGAGGCCCACCGCGGCAGCCGCGGTGTCGGGAACGGTGCCGGTGACGCCGGGACCCGAAACGCTGATCGTGCAGTGATCGACCGTGCAGTGATCGATCGTGCAGAGATCGATCGTGCAGAGATCGATCGTGCAGTGATCGATCTCAGCCACCCGATCCGCGCGGGCCTCGTGACCTACCCGGGACTGCCCGCCCCGACGATCGCCTCGCACCTGACGCGCGAGGACTCGCGTGCGAAGTACGCACCGGGGACCGAGTTCGCCATGGACATCATCACGATGATCGGCAACACCGGGACCTACCTCGACTCGCCGTTCCACCGCTACGCCGAAGGCCCTGATCTCGCCGGGCTCGAGCTCGCCTCCCTCGTCGATCTCCCGGCCGAGGTGTTCCATCTCGACGACGCCTGGAGCGCGTCGGATCGCGGCATCCGCCCCGCATCCCTGGCCGATCGCGACGTCCGCGGCACGGCCGTCCTGCTGCACACCGGCTGGGACCGGCACTTCGGCACGCCCGCGTACGGCACTGGAGCGCCGTTCCTGACCGGCGAGGGCGCGCAGTGGCTGATCGACGCGGGCGTCGTGCTGGTCGGGATCGACTCGCTGAACATCGACGACACCGAATCGGGCGGCCAGCGCCCGGCGCACTCGCTGCTGCTGGCGGCCGGCGTGCACGTGGTCGAGCATCTGACGCGCCTCGAGCAGCTGCCCCCGCGCGGCGCGCGCTTCACCGCAGCACCTCCAGCGGTCGAGGGCTTCGGCACGTTCCCGGTGCGGGCGTACGCGCTGCTGTCCTAG
- a CDS encoding class I SAM-dependent methyltransferase, whose protein sequence is MSAAPDEAAAAAGVGDAAEVDAFAARIFQQVLDGMEALAVYVGDRLGLYRVLASGDALSIDEFARRTGMHPRYAREWLEQQAVSGILTAQDDGDVVRFRLPGAHAEVLADERSLAYTSPAARMLVAAASRLPELLEAYRGGGGVSWEQFGADARDAQGDMNRPWFERALGAALAGVPAVHEVLSRAGARLADVGCGHGWSTIALARAYPGAEVLGVDVDAPSLQAARLHAAGMPAVSFRLAAGEDLADLAGTRQNGRLDAAFIFEALHDMPDPVGVLRAIRDAVKDDGVVVVMDEAVADRFAPDGDEIDRIMYAYSLFICLPDSMSTPESVATGTVMRPATLDAYARAAGFSGTEVLPIDGFAAFRFYRLLV, encoded by the coding sequence ATGAGCGCTGCACCGGACGAGGCGGCCGCGGCCGCCGGGGTCGGCGACGCCGCGGAGGTCGACGCCTTCGCAGCGCGGATCTTCCAGCAGGTGCTCGACGGCATGGAGGCCCTCGCCGTGTACGTCGGCGACCGGCTCGGGCTGTACCGCGTGCTGGCCAGCGGCGACGCGCTGTCGATCGACGAGTTCGCCCGACGCACCGGCATGCACCCGCGCTACGCCCGCGAGTGGCTGGAGCAGCAGGCCGTGAGCGGCATCCTCACCGCGCAGGACGACGGCGACGTCGTGCGCTTCCGTCTTCCCGGGGCGCATGCCGAGGTGCTCGCCGACGAGCGATCGCTCGCGTACACCTCGCCGGCGGCGCGGATGCTGGTGGCCGCGGCATCCCGTCTTCCCGAGCTCCTGGAGGCGTACCGCGGCGGGGGCGGCGTCTCCTGGGAGCAGTTCGGGGCGGATGCGCGCGATGCGCAGGGCGACATGAACCGGCCGTGGTTCGAGCGCGCGCTGGGCGCGGCCTTGGCGGGGGTTCCGGCCGTTCACGAGGTGCTCTCCCGCGCGGGAGCGCGGCTCGCCGACGTGGGCTGCGGGCACGGATGGTCGACGATCGCGCTGGCGCGCGCCTACCCCGGGGCCGAGGTGCTCGGAGTCGACGTCGACGCCCCGTCGCTTCAGGCCGCTCGCCTGCATGCCGCCGGGATGCCGGCGGTGTCGTTCCGGCTGGCGGCCGGCGAGGACCTGGCGGATCTGGCCGGCACGCGTCAGAACGGCCGCCTGGACGCGGCGTTCATCTTCGAAGCCCTCCACGACATGCCGGATCCGGTCGGCGTGCTGCGCGCGATCCGCGACGCCGTCAAGGACGACGGGGTCGTGGTCGTGATGGACGAGGCGGTCGCCGACCGGTTCGCGCCCGACGGCGACGAGATCGACCGGATCATGTACGCCTACAGCCTGTTCATCTGCCTGCCCGACAGCATGTCGACGCCGGAGTCCGTGGCCACCGGCACGGTGATGCGGCCGGCGACGCTCGACGCGTATGCGCGCGCGGCCGGATTCTCCGGGACCGAGGTGCTCCCGATCGACGGGTTCGCGGCGTTCCGCTTCTACCGACTGCTGGTCTGA